The genomic region TAAAGATTATCAGGATCGATATGATAAAATTAACCATGGCCCCGGCTACACCGGTCACCTTCTGATAACGGGTATTGCCTGAAAAAATTAAAAGTATTGAGGTCAATAATGGTATTAGAATCGGCAGTGCAATCATTCTTCAGTCTCTTTTAATTCGTCCAGGTCATCAGTATCTGTAAGAAAAAAATACTTATATTTGAGTGCCAGGGTAAAGGCTGCTATTCCAAAACCTATTACTATTGCTGTTAAAATCAGGGCCTGTGGAATAGGATCGGCCATTTCAGCAGGATTTGCCGATTCAAGTGTAGCAAATGCCGGTTTACCCCTGACCAGGCCTGCCGCTATAAAAATGGTCAGGTTAACAGCATTACTTAGAAATATGATACCCAGCACCAGCTTTAAAAAGCTCCTGCGGAGCAGCATATAAACACCCACAGCTGATAGTACGCCAACCAGGATCGCAAGCATTATTTCCATTGCCACTCCTCCATAATGGTAAAAATTAAAAACAGGACAACCCCGCTGACAGTGAGGTAAACGCCAATATCAAACAGGAGGGGTGTTCCCAATTTAACAGAGTAACTTTTCAGCAAGGGGATATCAATCCATATCCCGGAAAGGATCGGCCGGCCTGATACAATGCCGGAAAGTGCGCTGATAAAGGCAGTAAAAAGCCCGGTTCCGATCATGTGTGCAGGTCGGATCTTCAGTGTTTTGCGCGAATCAGCTACATCCCAGGCAAGCGCCTGGAAAATAAAGGCGCCGCTGAACATTAATCCGCCTATAAAACCCCCGCCAGGAAAGTTGTGCCCTCGAAAAAGGGTAATGATCGAGAAAAAAATCAGGAAAAACCGGATA from Desulfatiglans sp. harbors:
- a CDS encoding cation:proton antiporter → MEIMLAILVGVLSAVGVYMLLRRSFLKLVLGIIFLSNAVNLTIFIAAGLVRGKPAFATLESANPAEMADPIPQALILTAIVIGFGIAAFTLALKYKYFFLTDTDDLDELKETEE
- a CDS encoding Na(+)/H(+) antiporter subunit B (subunit B of antiporter complex involved in resistance to high concentrations of Na+, K+, Li+ and/or alkali); translated protein: MKNIILQIALPYIRFFLIFFSIITLFRGHNFPGGGFIGGLMFSGAFIFQALAWDVADSRKTLKIRPAHMIGTGLFTAFISALSGIVSGRPILSGIWIDIPLLKSYSVKLGTPLLFDIGVYLTVSGVVLFLIFTIMEEWQWK